The Kluyvera intermedia genome includes the window TTACCTAATGGTGACCAGTTCTACGGTTTCCCGGCGGTGGATGATGCACTAAAAATTGGTAAGCATAATGGTGGACAGATAATCAACAGCCCGGAAGAGCGTAAAGCTTTCGGCGCGGTAGCCACTGACGGTTCTGAAGCGTTCAGTTTCCTGCGACAAATCCTGCCGGGTATCGGTGGCTGTCTACACGGGGCAGCCTGCACCTACGATAATTCACCGGATGAAGACTTTATTATCGACACGCTACCGGGCCAACCGGATGTGCTGTTTATCGGCGGTCTGAGCGGTCACGGTTTTAAATTTGCAACGGTACTGGGGGAAATTGCCGCCCAGTTTGCTCAACAACAAACGCCTGAGTTTGATCTGAGCGCCTTTGCGCTAGACCGTTTTAACCATTAATAACAAAACGGCCCCGTATTACCGGGGCCGTTCATTAGAGAATACTATGCGTCGCCTGCTCGACTTCCTTATCAACAACATCCGCGAACACCTGATGCTCTATCTGTTGCTTTCGCTCCTGCTGGCCCTGCTCGACGTCGCGTATCTCTATTTTAGCTAGTTGCTGCTGGTTTCCGGGTCAGGAATACCCAGTTGGGTATTTAAACGGCCACGCGATTTAT containing:
- a CDS encoding DUF2770 family protein, yielding MRRLLDFLINNIREHLMLYLLLSLLLALLDVAYLYFS